TTAGCTGGGTAAGTACAGACTACACAACAGCCCTAATTCAATGCAATAAGCTAGCAGAAACTTAACTGATTCCCTTGCTCGCCTTTATTTCAGCGATATAAATGGTGTATTGATTTGTTACAAAACCAGCGCTATTCCCATACGTTCGCCGCCACCCATACCGAATGTCATTAGTTTGAGCAATGGCAGCAGTGAGGTGGAGAAAGCGTTAAATCGTTTGAATTTGAGTGGTGGTGCGGGTAATTGGGGTGGCCCACCCAATCAGCCGGTaagcatacaaatacacacacacacacttgcatttGTGAATATTGGAGGAAATATGTGtacaatttattaataatatattttctcaCTTATTACTGCACTATCTGACAGCTACCGCCTGTGCCTAGCGACCATGACTACGAAGAAATACAGACTTCATATCAAATCAAATCACCACAAAGGCCTGCACCACGCCCACCAAGCACTGCAAATTGCGCCACAAACACATCGGGACATAGTGTCGGCACTTTGGGCGCCTACTCGGAAGTTGAGGGTGTGCCATTTATAATCAATCCAATGCTGAAGCGTCAGACGGATAATGAAGTGAGTACGAAGCTGAAGTTAGAGACCGCCTAactaaagtatttttatatattacttttatttaataaattttttatgaaaaaaaattcatcttCTTTCAGTTACCCACACTGCCACAAATTGCGGACGTGCTTAAAGGACTCGAATATGATTTTCAATTAGAGCGACAAATACTGTGCACTATGAAATCTTCAGCATCGAAAAATCCATTCTTTAAATAAACAACAGAAAACtaatatattattgaaaaaaaaaacaagaatttcAAATTAGCTGTTATAAACAATGTTAAGAATTGACTCAAGAATTTAAAACAGATTTTGTCGCGGAAAAATCGTggcataaaaaacaaaaaaaaaattaaaataaataattaaacttatGCTCGAATGCACACTAGCGTTTACATGACTATAGCATAGCGTGTTTAACAAAAAGCGTTAAAAATTACAGTAAACTAAACtgcttttaaacttaaaaaaattatattctaaactttttgtgttctttaatttttttctagttataaaatttacatatttttctatacATTTACGTGCCACTTTACCATATACGAGTATGTCcttaattattttcacaattaattaaatttttcacaatttttcttaaacaacttaaattgtataaatatttatatctaaTTAATCATTTCTGCATATGTACTTGTGCCTTCCAGCAGTGTCCAATCAAACTATTTTCCCTCCTAGTAGTCATTTACCTCCAAACTATGCACCCTGCATAGTTTATTatgatttatattttcatttcattaaaatttaaattcatttagtTATAATTAAACAGCCTTCTTCGCTCTCACCACTTTAATGTACACCAATTATTGTGATCAATTTTtgtcataacaaaataaaaagcttataaataatatttattataattcgaaagtgaatatacaaacatacgtatATGTTAAATCAAAATCGATgacagcaaatgaaaatttatttatacatatatatacacatatatttatagaaaaataagcTATTTACTaccattatatataaatatatacgtatcttaatttaatatagtttattgtatacaaaaaataagtaacCTTTAAATTGTGCgtgcatacacacaaatatagaCTTAGCGTCGTGCATACACTTAGATATGTAGGTTAGTTGTTAACtgtaaaagtattaaatattggTTACTGAATTAGATTTGCAAATTAATAAACATGTACACAAAgccaatataaataaaactcaatAAATTCATAGCAACATAACCTTAATTAGAAGTTCAATTTAAGCAACAGCGTTGTAGTGTTGTTCTTTCAAGGAATGAAACTGATGTTATATGATCAAATTGTCTGTTGAAGTGAATAAAAAAGGTTGTAGagcatttgaaaataaaatgcataaaattgccgaaaaatgtgtaattttattgaatttgtgGTTGCAGAAGCTCTAGTATACAttcgtttacaaattatttgcgATACTTTCAATCCAACGTTCCTGCATTGGTAGCGTCACTGCTGCATTCCAGTAAAGTGCCGTTCTACCACTATATGGAAATCGAAGTTGTTAGTTTTTTGCTTGCTTTGATTCAGtggtaataattataaaatgagCTCATACCAGGCACAATGTATTTAAGCGATTTATATCTATTATTACTACTGGAACTTGTAAGCGCACTAATTGAGTTACGTTTTGGTACTGCATTTTTCATCAATGCATCATAGAGTGCATTATCAATGTCGCGTTGTACACACAGCTGAACACGAGGATCTTGAATTTTTCGTAACTTAGCTGCTACGCCCTCggcgaaaatttcaaattcatccCTATCAGCTATTTGTGTTTGTTCAACGTCAGAAATTGTGTCACTGTACTGAGGATATTTGCCATTCTGTAATTTATATGCGCGGAAGAATGCGTTAGAAGCATCCGCAAGAGAAGAGTTTGTTGAAACTGGTGATGTTGGTGCTATGGTCAACGAGTTGCACTGAAagcaatgaaattaaatatttgtaagtcATAGTTAGGAGTCGTGTTAAGCATATGTAATTATTGATGTTTTGCTTTCTAAAAACAATTTACCGAATCATGGTTATCCACGAAGCGCATATGTTCGTAAGCAAACCATGAGGGCATTGCGTTCAAGTTGCTGTATTGCAATTTTTCACGCCGATATTGGTTTCGCAATTCTCTCCACTTGCGTTCTATTTCTGAACCAATACAGCCAAATTCGGTACCAATTTCACTGAAAACGCGTCGTTTCTTTACAATATTCAGAAAATCAATGTCATGTGTGTCCCACAGCAATCGTTGCTGTTCGactcttttaattaatttcattgttgTGTCAATATCCCAACTCTTATCGCGTTTTTCCATGATCTCTTTTAAGTATACAAAAGTCGCCTAGCCTTCTATAATTTGCAATCTTCTCATACACTGCTTATTTCGTTCACACTAGATTAGAGAATATAATCCttctttataaatacatatgcatatattttgctTATATCTGATGTATAACTTCCTTATAAGGTTTTAGATGTAACGAAATAATCAGAGCATAAAGAATAGGCCAAATCGCGATTCAAATATCTTTTACTGCACCGGAAACTAAAATTTCgaacttttcaaatttgaacCAACTGAttctgttaaaattaaaaacaaaggtGGAACTTCAACGATTAAAGTTATCGATATGTTGATGCCCTGTTCTCAATTTCAGTAGAAAGTAGTGCACATTTTAATTACATGattgaatttgatttatttatgtagaaaaattataaaataaattgttgttgcaattgaaTAATACTCAAAATTACACTAAATTAAACGCATTCCAACTACAAAATTAAGCTAAACCACTGAACACACCCTACGCCGTTGCATTAATAGTCGGCGCAGTATTCTTATTTGAAAGAGCAAAGTAGAGTATGAACAATCTACACGCCATTTTAAGTAATTGTGACAACCCGCAAGAAAGTGTTCTATCCTGTTTGTGACGGTAGACGGTAAAACGCTGTTAAATAATTCTTTAAACAACGCAAAAACGTGTGCAAGTCACAGATTAACATACGGGCTaagttaaaaaatagtttttgtgtACTTGCAAAGTGTATGTAACGAATTAAAGTTGTAACAAATTTTCTATCGAGCCGAAAGAAAAGATTCTCATTGGATTCTGCTTCCTCTTCGGTTCAATTTCCCCTCTTACCCAACAGCTCTTCGGCGtttcagatacatatgtatgtatataattgctaAGAGAAGTAgctgaaaagaagaaaaataaaatcaaaagggGTGGAAGAATTGGAGCAGGCAGCTAAAAGAAAGAAGTGCGAATCAGAGGAGTAGGCGAGTTCACTGCTTAATAAAAGCAGCGAGCAAAAGCGTTTACGAAAGTAAGGTGCGCGTAAAGGAGACAACGCAAACTTTTCTAGTACTTGGGTGAATTTTTGCACTCAACAGCATTTTCACGGTACGCTTGCATagttgacacacacacacgtagcATATAGTATTAAAATTGCGTGctcttgtgtgtgtgtgtgtgcgaaaggTGCAACGAGATTGAACGGGTGTGAATTGTGTAGGAGAGCAACGAACTCGCGTGCAAGCGTCGAGAGAAAGGGTAAGCAATATATAATGGAATACTAGAAgtgcttttttgttttcatttacgtTTGTTATCTCTTTTTGTTTGTGCGAATGCATTGAGGTAACCGGCACAACACTAAAAGTTTGCTAGCTATAAAACTAGTTAACATCTATAGTATTTATTGTTTGTATTGAAAGATAATGATATTTAGGTAAagtgttaatttttaataagccAGAACATCAGTACTAACTTTAGTCAGGCCATGTTTTGCTTGTGCAAAAACCATTCAACTATACTCAAGAATACTAAGTGTTGCGAACAACGGGTATCACTATCTAAACGTTATTGAAAAATGATAATTtgtgcaataacaaaaaatatacctGGATGTGCAGTAAACATGAAACCAAAAATGGGCGTTGAGTAAAAGTGAATGTTGCATTACATTTGATTCAATTAAAAAGtacacataaatttattaattgtatTGCCTGGCAATGCTATATATTCTGCAAATTTCGCTTTGACACATCACGTATACAAATACTGTCTGTAGTATCATCAGTTTATTCTCTCCCACGCATCGTTTTTTGCTAAAGCGAGAGCACAGTTTAACTTAAGGTTCCTGTTTGAAAAAGGTTTGTCTTTTCCCGCATAAAGTGTTTGTTAGATAAAGTCAACTATACAGAAATCCTTTGACTATGAACGATTCTTCATTCCGTTGACGTGAATAGCAAATGCAGCGGTAGTAAAACCATTCAACGAGCAAACGAAGCTGAAAAGTAGTTGCAGAAAGACGACAGAAACGAGTGCGAAACGGAAAAAATTTTCGTGTCGGAATCATAAAATTTCTACtgcaagaaaagaaaaatatcgcTCTAAATACgctgaaaattgtatgaaaaattgcATTAACAAGCATTTTATAGTTTGTTTATGATTGAGTGTGTGTATTGACGTATAGATTACATGGTAATCTTGTGgaaatttgtattataaaaGTGTCTTCATACAGAAAAAGTCACTGAAAAGAAGaagcataaaatttcaattctgGTATAGTGTGGTGGAGCTCcgccaacaaaagcaaaaaacgcaaTCAAACGGTAGCGGCGACTACATCGATAAAGTGGAAGTATTGAATAAGTGTCGATATAAAACGCCGATGTCGGAtgaaatcttgaaaaagaaacGCATAAGgtagaaataatttcaaaaatttctaaatcGTTGATTAAATCGGTTGTGAAAAGCACTACTTCGTATGAATTGTGGTAGTTGTAATGTGTACGTCGATTTTGATTTTATAGTTGAAAGTAGTCGAAACAAACCAAATAACTGGGGAAGGTGTGGAGGGTAGTGTTGTCCGTTTTCACTGGCACTCGACCTGTATTCGCACAAGTGATATACACTTTCATAGTGTagattaaataaataacatcaGTATTATTACATCAGAGTGTTAAAAAGTGTTGtaccgaaaaatatatttagcacTATAGAAAATACTGCTTGGTAATAAGCTTGGAGAAGTGTTACCAAATCGTTAACCCATACAAACGGTTTTTAAACAGCATTTTTATGCACAAATATATAAGCCTTGTATACAAGAAATCCTTGGGCGTACTAAACTCTTGTATTTTGCAGGGGCATTGATCCTTTGCATACAATACGATATCAAAAGATCTTATGGCCATTATTGCAAGACGCCATCACGTTCTTCATTTTCTTTTCCCATACCTTAATTCGCGTTTTGAATGTGTGCACATCACCTTCTTTGTTTGACTGCacttgtatgtttgtgtatgcatAGTTTAATGGTTTTCATGTTTTCTCTTCcctttaaacattttaatttttagtacacATAAATTTGTGTCTTCATCTTAAACCGCTTCTATGGAACATTTTGAAGTTTAACACTTTCTTATGTTAATAAATTTCCTGTTACAATTCCGGaagcttaaattattttattcaaagtagcagtgtagaaaaaaatattgcattaggATAACTTGGACTGACAGTACGAGTGCATCACTCGTTTCTTTATAATTCTACACGCCTTTCGCTCGTTGGTTTAGCTGTCAAAATATAGCGACTCGTTTAGGGCTTTATTTGTCTCGCTTACTCTAGCTTGTTGTGTGTTTTGTTCAATctgtattataaaaaatttcacaattctcTTTTTTGACTTAAATCCTTTAAATTGTTttgctgtttatttttaatgttttaaatattttatttgaatattacaaaattttgaaagctAGCAAAAATATATCTGCTAATTGTTAccacatttttattactttggTATCTCTACttctttaattcatttattttttgttaattgaatATATGCAAGTGTGCCGCAGTTTTGATAAGTGTTgttaaccttttttttttttgctgtatttGCTCTCAGTTTCCACATGCCTTTTTACGCTGATTGATTATCGGCGCTTCTTACcgtattaaacaaattttccgTACTGGAAGATTATTTCACCTGCCTGCACAACACATACTTATCACCGTTTGTGGGTTCTGCGTATATGTATTCACAACGCATATCCGCCTTTATTTAACGTATGGGTTGTCTGTGGGGCAGCGCACTCTCGTGAATGGTATTCACGGCCAATGCCATGTGAATCTGCATTTTGTTGTGTCTTACTGCCGTACGATCAGTGGGTTAGTTGACGTGCTGTCTACTTCACTAACTTCACGAGACACTGTTGGTGGTGCGCATTTACTATGTGTGAGCAGCTTATccatttgttatattatttttcaatatatctaCTTCTTAACTTGTACTTGTTGTTTTATCCATCTAGATTTTTTCTGTATCCCTACTTTAATAGTTTCCAAATATATTACATAGATTTAATTAAAGTTTCATTTGATCTTATATTAGCATTAAAGATATGGCACAAATATACACTTCCGTAGAGCATTGAACTGCAACTGTCACACCTGtaaagtaattataaatttttgttaaaacagttgatcataattttttgtactcATTACCCTGAAAGTTGAACCTTTCAAGCTGTTGGTATGTGCTGAAGTCGtgattttatgatttataaCGAGGGATCTAAAATAGATAGCagctttcaattttatttataatcattatgttataaataaaattaaactacaatttataataaatatgtaatttttaaaaaaattagtaactaagctaatttgttttttttttttgtttttttcagaaTTCAAAGAAGACTGAGGATATAGATTTAAAATACCACGAGGATTCCCTTTTTACGAGGAACGAATTTATAAGCGAAACGATAAGTGTCTGAGGCCGGCAGTAGTTTTATTTATCTAGCACATACcacaaaatataagttttttccAGCAACACAGGAGTACACTGTAGTGTGGTAGATAAAACCAGAACGCAGCGGATTTTCCGCCGGTAAAAGTGAACCAGCACTCTTCGTCATTATACGGCGTTGtggagtttaaaaataaatctcaTTTACATTAAAAACAGCATAAAAAGCGAGAAAATACAAACGAGTGTCTGTTAGGAAAATCTTCGCAGTTCATATACGTTTAACAGGCAAAAATTATATGCTGAAGCTGTATTAATTTCATATCTGGCAAATTGAAGTTGAAAGTGGCCAGAAGTACCAAGTTTAAACATCAGtcttaaaaacgaaaaattcgcAGAAATCAAAAAGTCATATTACAAACGCAAAATACAGAAAAACGAGCTAtcattatataaaagaaattcgaGCAATTGATTTGCACACTCTACACAATAATACATTTACAAAAGACCAGCTGGAAAAATCGGCAGTTTACAACAATCACTGAACTACTGTTTTAATATAGGGCAGAGTAGCGAAAGAGCGGTGTATCtttaatataaagaaacgaAACGTGACTTTTTTGTGCAACAATACGTGGTTGCTGCGAAAACGGTAATCTAAGCCGGTCAGAAATATTGTCATCTGTGTAAATCAGATCGttagttttaactttttctcTCCGCTAACGTACGGACTAACAGCTGAAAGGCACAGttacaaacacaacaaacaaataaacaaacgaaTATAAAACACTGCGCACCGAGCTGCAGTACTTGTAAAGTAGAAGTGGTGAAGTGAGTGCGGCGCAAGGGGGAGGTAACGCTAATGAGGATCTACTGGCAGCATGAGTACACTGGGGGGAAGTAGGGGAGAGCGAAATGCCAAGCCCAAGTTCTCAGCACTCGATATAAATCGAATGTACAAAAATAGTCGCGTAAGTTTTGATCTACACAAAACCAtctaaattatatttgtttgaaGTTAtagtttgtaaaataattacaaactTTCATCACATTTGCTTTGTGTTTTAGGGTGAGCCAGCTGAACCATCTGCACAAAAGAATCAAGTGCCACGTAAACATGGAATGCAAAGTTTGGGCAAAGTGCCGTCCGCAAGGCGTCCACCAGCTAATTTACCATCCCTGAAAGCTGAAATAACAAATTCGCCAAATACGAATAACAATATAATACCATCAACCGGACAAGAAGGTATGTGTTTTgtgataattgaaaatataataatttttctatagTGAAAATATTATAGTTCATCAATAGTgaaatcataattatttttcaataaaaatgcaaacgAAATGCAAATATAATACTGTACAATAGGCTTAAAGCATAACAGATTTCCTTTAGAATTTCTCTTTTTGG
The DNA window shown above is from Bactrocera tryoni isolate S06 chromosome 4, CSIRO_BtryS06_freeze2, whole genome shotgun sequence and carries:
- the LOC120773656 gene encoding multivesicular body subunit 12A translates to MNKAGKHIQSGIGVPTSPNAVNSVGALSTQKNVINSIMSFLPDNRPITSLQIVEDYEKCPKNFTPIHRTYDQDADADLWRENILFVRHTNTRYLCLSKTEGLPEYVVETLKVIPEKTQPPKEFSLLSRTADTEQKAWRKRQIAYKLTKRGNVTQAVTDIILCSKLKVAPEGFKLAGDINGVLICYKTSAIPIRSPPPIPNVISLSNGSSEVEKALNRLNLSGGAGNWGGPPNQPLPPVPSDHDYEEIQTSYQIKSPQRPAPRPPSTANCATNTSGHSVGTLGAYSEVEGVPFIINPMLKRQTDNELPTLPQIADVLKGLEYDFQLERQILCTMKSSASKNPFFK
- the LOC120773657 gene encoding uncharacterized protein LOC120773657 isoform X1: MEKRDKSWDIDTTMKLIKRVEQQRLLWDTHDIDFLNIVKKRRVFSEIGTEFGCIGSEIERKWRELRNQYRREKLQYSNLNAMPSWFAYEHMRFVDNHDSCNSLTIAPTSPVSTNSSLADASNAFFRAYKLQNGKYPQYSDTISDVEQTQIADRDEFEIFAEGVAAKLRKIQDPRVQLCVQRDIDNALYDALMKNAVPKRNSISALTSSSSNNRYKSLKYIVPVVERHFTGMQQ
- the LOC120773657 gene encoding uncharacterized protein LOC120773657 isoform X2, whose protein sequence is MEKRDKSWDIDTTMKLIKRVEQQRLLWDTHDIDFLNIVKKRRVFSEIGTEFGCIGSEIERKWRELRNQYRREKLQYSNLNAMPSWFAYEHMRFVDNHDSCNSLTIAPTSPVSTNSSLADASNAFFRAYKLQNGKYPQYSDTISDVEQTQIADRDEFEIFAEGVAAKLRKIQDPRVQLCVQRDIDNALYDALMKNAVPKRNSISALTSSSSNNRYKSLKYIVPGMSSFYNYYH